A portion of the Edaphobacter lichenicola genome contains these proteins:
- a CDS encoding TolC family protein, whose product MNVVSLTATLVLATAFSAFGQTPAASPPTPLSQLLAEAGTNNPQISAADHGARAAKQIAPQLTTLPDPKFTYQQLGVGSPKPFAGYTNSDFAYIGIGASQALPYPGKLQARGEVAERDADTKQAEVEVTKTGIADAVKANYLQLAYLQQTLGVLRQNEAVLDQLIQDATAHYQVGQGMQQDVLQAQVNRTKIVKEITIHHQLMGQAQAHLKGLLSRDQGSPDIVTEDLRETPLKRTSSELLAMVRQNNPQIQVDTSSIQRQDAQVDSAKREGKPDFEVGYIYQNTDRKYRDYYVFTFAVRFPRKVRVNAEIAEAMEKRSESQRTLDAHLQQQLAEMQEGYIKAASDEELLKEYREGLIPQSDAAYRATLSAYASNREQFIHVLSYVTDLLSLKLEYAQTLVDHETAMAHLESLTGATLR is encoded by the coding sequence ATGAACGTGGTCTCTTTGACCGCCACGCTCGTTCTGGCCACTGCATTTTCTGCCTTCGGGCAGACGCCGGCCGCGAGTCCGCCTACGCCCCTGTCCCAGCTTTTAGCTGAGGCCGGGACCAATAACCCGCAGATCTCAGCGGCCGATCACGGAGCACGAGCTGCCAAGCAAATAGCGCCGCAGCTCACTACACTGCCCGACCCGAAATTTACCTACCAGCAATTGGGTGTGGGTAGTCCGAAGCCGTTTGCGGGATATACGAACAGTGATTTCGCCTATATCGGTATCGGAGCCTCCCAGGCGTTGCCCTATCCAGGAAAGCTACAGGCGCGCGGCGAAGTCGCCGAACGTGATGCAGATACCAAACAGGCCGAAGTTGAAGTAACGAAGACCGGCATCGCCGACGCAGTAAAGGCTAACTATCTTCAGCTGGCCTATCTACAACAGACGCTCGGCGTCCTACGGCAAAACGAAGCCGTCCTTGACCAGCTTATTCAGGACGCTACGGCCCACTATCAGGTCGGCCAGGGGATGCAGCAGGATGTCCTTCAGGCGCAGGTGAACCGAACAAAGATCGTGAAAGAGATCACGATACACCATCAACTGATGGGGCAAGCACAGGCACATCTGAAGGGGTTGCTCAGCCGTGACCAGGGTTCGCCTGACATTGTTACGGAAGACCTGAGGGAAACTCCGCTCAAACGCACCTCCAGTGAGCTTCTAGCGATGGTCCGTCAGAACAACCCTCAGATCCAGGTTGATACGAGTTCAATTCAGAGACAAGATGCACAGGTGGATTCCGCGAAGCGTGAGGGGAAGCCGGATTTTGAAGTTGGGTATATCTACCAAAACACCGACCGCAAATATCGGGACTACTACGTGTTCACCTTTGCTGTGCGCTTTCCACGCAAGGTAAGGGTAAATGCGGAGATCGCAGAGGCCATGGAGAAGCGCTCCGAATCGCAACGGACACTCGATGCACATCTGCAACAGCAACTCGCAGAAATGCAGGAAGGGTATATCAAAGCGGCGAGTGATGAGGAATTACTAAAGGAATACCGAGAAGGTCTCATCCCACAATCCGACGCAGCCTATCGGGCTACGTTGAGTGCCTATGCGTCGAATCGTGAGCAGTTTATTCACGTCCTCTCGTACGTCACCGACCTCTTAAGTCTGAAGCTCGAATACGCACAGACGCTCGTGGACCACGAAACTGCTATGGCCCATCTCGAATCTCTGACAGGAGCGACACTGCGATGA
- a CDS encoding efflux RND transporter periplasmic adaptor subunit: MPEMKMDAPLVAVQLTPERMQSIGVQTGIVEYKQLSDDIRATGTVDINERLLSSVQVRFPGYIRKVFANATYEYVRKGEPLFTIYSPDLVATQQEYLLARQNQKTMSASTIDGVAAGAATLSSAAEQRLQQWDIPESEIAKLKETGKPVTDLTINSPVEGYITERNALPNMYAEPSTKLYTVADLSRVWVYAQVFQDDIGPVKPGDTAQITIDSYPNRTFSGQIEEILPQVDMATRTVRVRLAMANSRLKLKPGTFVNVDIKTNLGRQLVVPASAVFQSGTRQLVFLNHGNGCLEPKEIAIGPRVGDDFVVLKGLKVHESIVTSASFLIDSESQLQAAAGSFVPPPPGAGGSSQAADTPAAAQANIEFTTDPNPPQKGTNLFRVKSTSADGTPTAGAEVTVTFYMAAMPAMGMAAMNTSAKLIDKGNGMYEGGGSLGFGGTYQVTISGQKNGQVIATKQLRVNATGDI; this comes from the coding sequence ATGCCAGAGATGAAGATGGATGCTCCGCTCGTTGCGGTCCAACTCACGCCAGAGAGGATGCAGAGCATTGGTGTGCAGACAGGCATAGTCGAGTACAAACAACTGAGTGACGATATACGCGCAACTGGCACGGTGGACATCAACGAACGCCTTCTCTCCTCCGTGCAGGTACGCTTTCCCGGTTACATTCGCAAGGTGTTCGCCAATGCCACTTATGAATATGTGAGAAAGGGAGAGCCACTCTTCACCATCTACAGCCCCGACCTTGTGGCGACACAACAAGAGTATCTGCTGGCGCGGCAGAACCAGAAGACCATGAGCGCAAGCACTATCGATGGTGTTGCGGCTGGTGCAGCTACGCTCTCGAGCGCTGCAGAGCAGCGACTACAGCAGTGGGACATACCCGAAAGCGAGATCGCAAAGCTGAAGGAGACCGGCAAGCCGGTTACCGACCTCACCATCAACTCGCCAGTCGAGGGATACATTACTGAGCGCAACGCTCTGCCCAATATGTATGCCGAGCCCTCGACCAAGCTCTACACCGTCGCCGATCTGTCGCGTGTATGGGTCTACGCGCAGGTTTTCCAGGACGACATAGGCCCAGTGAAGCCCGGCGATACTGCGCAAATTACCATCGACTCGTATCCAAACCGCACATTCTCCGGCCAGATCGAAGAGATCCTGCCGCAGGTGGATATGGCGACGCGCACGGTTCGTGTGCGGCTGGCGATGGCGAATTCTAGACTCAAACTGAAACCGGGCACGTTCGTCAACGTCGATATAAAGACAAACCTGGGTCGTCAACTCGTCGTTCCCGCGTCGGCTGTCTTTCAATCCGGCACGCGGCAACTGGTGTTCCTCAACCATGGCAATGGCTGTCTTGAACCAAAAGAGATTGCAATTGGCCCACGCGTTGGTGATGACTTTGTAGTGCTCAAGGGACTGAAGGTTCACGAATCCATCGTGACATCAGCCAGCTTTCTCATCGACTCAGAAAGCCAGCTACAGGCTGCGGCGGGTTCCTTCGTGCCACCACCACCGGGTGCCGGGGGGAGTTCTCAAGCAGCGGATACACCAGCTGCTGCACAAGCAAACATCGAGTTCACCACCGACCCCAACCCACCGCAAAAGGGCACCAACCTCTTTCGAGTGAAGAGTACCAGCGCAGACGGAACTCCCACAGCTGGTGCAGAGGTTACGGTCACGTTCTACATGGCAGCGATGCCGGCTATGGGAATGGCCGCAATGAACACAAGCGCCAAGCTCATCGACAAAGGCAACGGCATGTATGAAGGAGGCGGTTCGTTAGGCTTCGGCGGCACCTATCAGGTCACCATTTCCGGTCAGAAAAATGGCCAGGTGATCGCGACGAAGCAATTGCGCGTGAACGCGACAGGAGACATTTAA
- a CDS encoding malectin, producing the protein MGWTSNTASHGLIVNGDNVTALGLAVEHYQQSQVQWNGNNGETVFYQSEDPYDVPSQSSWTYNGANGYPSYEVTSNVCSHAAYGLGIYSFFNVPNVTIFQSNAILAPNISGINFTNMVTVMLSGSGGISNVINNTGGATTSAGAPHDFTPYAGSGSCSTGGTSNVDINSGGAAVSPFVADTDYSGGGTYAVTHTISTTGVTNPAPAAVYQDAREGNITYTVPGFTAGSTHTVRLHFAELYFTTTGQREFDVAINGTPVLTNFDIVAAAGGQYKANVQQFTTTANSSGQIVIHLSNGSVNQPEICGIEIQ; encoded by the coding sequence GTGGGCTGGACTTCCAACACTGCTTCGCATGGTCTCATCGTGAATGGCGACAATGTGACCGCGCTCGGGCTTGCAGTCGAACACTACCAACAGAGCCAGGTGCAATGGAACGGCAACAACGGCGAAACGGTCTTCTATCAAAGCGAGGATCCTTACGACGTCCCAAGTCAGAGTTCCTGGACATACAATGGAGCCAACGGCTACCCCTCCTACGAGGTGACCTCAAACGTCTGCTCGCATGCCGCATACGGTCTCGGTATCTACTCTTTCTTTAACGTTCCGAATGTAACCATCTTTCAAAGCAATGCGATTCTTGCCCCTAACATCTCCGGGATTAACTTCACCAACATGGTGACTGTGATGCTGAGCGGTTCAGGCGGCATTAGCAACGTCATCAACAACACTGGTGGTGCCACAACCTCGGCCGGTGCCCCTCACGACTTCACGCCTTATGCGGGAAGCGGCTCGTGTTCGACTGGAGGGACATCGAACGTCGACATCAACTCGGGCGGAGCAGCCGTATCGCCATTCGTCGCGGACACAGACTACTCCGGCGGTGGCACCTATGCCGTGACGCATACGATCTCCACCACAGGAGTAACCAATCCCGCGCCGGCAGCCGTATATCAGGATGCTCGCGAAGGAAACATTACCTACACCGTTCCGGGTTTCACCGCAGGAAGCACACATACTGTGAGGCTCCACTTCGCGGAGCTCTACTTCACAACTACAGGTCAACGTGAGTTCGATGTCGCCATCAATGGGACACCCGTTCTTACGAACTTCGATATCGTGGCGGCTGCAGGTGGTCAATACAAGGCCAACGTGCAGCAGTTCACCACCACGGCGAACAGCTCAGGGCAGATCGTTATCCATCTGAGCAACGGCAGCGTCAACCAACCGGAGATCTGTGGCATCGAGATCCAGTAA
- a CDS encoding glycoside hydrolase family 95 protein, translating to MDFETSRRRFVALLSSALVSTQIERNAFDQTQPSSSPSLNPEAKDVLIWFEQPAPEWAAALPVGNGRIGAMVFGTVQQERIALNEDTLWSGAPSDWNNPDAKNHLSAVRKLVLEQKDYQAADLECRRMQGPYNQAYQPLGDLLIDFPHPATVHNYRRELDLDTATAKVTYEVAGTIYTREVFTSMPNQVLTVRLSSNKLRQLNCKVRLASQLKSESKASDANGIHLTGKAPSESAPNYLFAPGTPSQAWVPPSVPTTGGATHATEPRVPRAKLSVSAAEADAQAASDRLAENPVQYSDVEGKGMYFAAVLDVRINDGYITQEPDGSLAIHNASAAVLLVGLATGYQGYAVAPDRPLPEVAASAAKHVEAARKISYECLHAANTVDHQNLFRRVRLDLGDERNSPLLPTDKRVAAMATNPDPSLLALYFNFGRYLLITSSRPGTQPANLQGIWSADLRPPWSSNWTSNINVQMNYWHAQTTNLSECHMPLFDMVTDLSENGAITAEINYGAKGWVSHHNIDLWRQSAPVGMGTIFADPTWANFSMSGPWLCQHLWEHYRFTGNKKYLRETAYPVMKGAAEFCLSWLVEDNKGQLTTCPSFSTENSFFAPNGIPANTSSGCTLDIAMIRELFGNVVSASTELELDSEFAATLNATAKQLPNYQIGKYGQMQEWSEDFEENQPGQRHMSHLYPVYPGWEITSHNRPALWAAARKSLERRLANGGAYTGWSRAWAIGLWARLLDGEMAWDSLKMLMEHSTGANLFDTHPARHGSVFQIDGNFGTTAGIAEMLLQSHDNEIALLPAIPAAWQKGSVEGLCARGGLEVSVAWDRGSLRSAQILALQTGRHTFRIPKGRKFMRASNSAGLTQQPTHGADPQTFSLHVDQGQLYRIEFA from the coding sequence ATGGACTTCGAAACATCGCGACGACGCTTCGTTGCATTACTCAGTTCAGCATTGGTCTCAACGCAGATCGAACGCAACGCGTTCGATCAGACTCAGCCCTCGTCATCGCCCAGTCTGAATCCAGAGGCCAAAGATGTGTTGATCTGGTTCGAGCAACCCGCCCCTGAATGGGCTGCCGCACTTCCGGTTGGCAACGGAAGGATTGGCGCGATGGTATTTGGGACTGTGCAACAAGAGCGAATCGCGCTCAATGAGGACACTCTGTGGTCTGGAGCGCCGAGCGACTGGAACAATCCTGACGCGAAGAACCACCTGTCTGCAGTACGAAAGCTGGTTCTCGAGCAGAAAGACTACCAAGCAGCAGATCTCGAATGTCGAAGGATGCAAGGCCCTTACAATCAGGCATACCAGCCACTCGGCGACCTGCTGATTGACTTCCCGCATCCGGCTACGGTTCATAACTATCGCCGCGAACTCGACCTTGATACCGCTACGGCGAAGGTTACATACGAGGTCGCAGGTACCATCTACACCCGCGAAGTCTTTACCTCGATGCCAAATCAAGTTCTGACAGTACGGCTTTCATCGAATAAGCTTAGGCAACTCAACTGCAAAGTACGCTTGGCTAGCCAGTTGAAGTCGGAGTCCAAAGCCTCCGACGCAAATGGAATCCATCTCACCGGGAAAGCTCCGAGCGAATCGGCTCCCAACTATCTGTTTGCGCCCGGAACACCATCGCAGGCATGGGTTCCTCCATCAGTGCCCACTACCGGTGGGGCAACACACGCAACGGAACCTCGAGTTCCAAGGGCGAAGTTGTCGGTGAGCGCAGCGGAAGCGGACGCACAGGCGGCATCAGATCGGCTCGCCGAGAATCCCGTTCAGTACAGTGACGTTGAGGGCAAAGGAATGTACTTTGCTGCTGTGCTCGATGTGCGCATCAATGATGGATATATCACGCAAGAGCCCGATGGAAGCTTGGCAATCCACAATGCGAGCGCGGCCGTACTTCTGGTGGGATTGGCAACGGGCTATCAAGGCTATGCGGTAGCCCCAGACCGGCCTCTGCCAGAAGTCGCGGCTTCCGCTGCAAAACATGTAGAGGCAGCACGGAAGATTTCCTATGAATGCCTTCACGCTGCGAATACAGTCGATCATCAGAATCTGTTTCGACGCGTGAGACTGGATCTAGGCGACGAAAGAAACTCGCCTCTCCTACCGACCGACAAACGCGTCGCAGCCATGGCCACCAATCCTGACCCGTCATTGCTGGCACTCTACTTCAACTTTGGACGCTATCTCCTCATCACGAGTTCGAGACCTGGAACTCAACCTGCGAATCTGCAAGGGATTTGGAGTGCAGACCTGCGTCCACCATGGAGTTCCAATTGGACCTCCAACATTAATGTGCAGATGAACTACTGGCATGCACAGACAACCAACCTCTCCGAGTGCCATATGCCGCTGTTCGATATGGTGACGGACCTCAGTGAGAACGGAGCGATCACAGCAGAGATCAACTATGGAGCGAAGGGATGGGTGTCCCACCACAACATTGACCTCTGGCGACAATCCGCGCCGGTAGGAATGGGAACCATCTTCGCCGATCCAACATGGGCAAACTTCAGCATGAGCGGCCCCTGGCTATGCCAGCATCTATGGGAACACTACCGCTTTACAGGTAATAAGAAATATCTGCGGGAGACAGCATACCCTGTGATGAAAGGCGCAGCGGAGTTCTGCCTGAGCTGGCTGGTGGAAGACAACAAAGGTCAGTTGACGACGTGCCCTTCGTTTTCAACTGAGAACAGCTTCTTCGCTCCGAACGGAATCCCTGCCAACACAAGTTCTGGCTGCACGCTGGATATTGCCATGATCCGAGAACTATTCGGCAATGTAGTTTCTGCATCGACTGAGCTTGAGCTTGATTCCGAGTTCGCAGCAACGCTAAACGCCACCGCAAAGCAATTGCCTAATTATCAAATCGGCAAGTACGGGCAAATGCAGGAGTGGTCTGAGGACTTCGAAGAAAACCAGCCCGGTCAGCGACACATGTCTCACCTCTACCCGGTATATCCGGGTTGGGAGATAACATCGCACAATAGGCCCGCACTATGGGCAGCAGCGAGAAAATCTCTTGAACGGCGATTGGCGAACGGTGGCGCCTACACTGGCTGGAGCCGTGCCTGGGCTATCGGCCTTTGGGCTCGACTGCTCGATGGCGAGATGGCATGGGACTCACTGAAGATGTTGATGGAGCACAGCACCGGTGCCAATCTCTTTGATACACACCCGGCACGACATGGAAGTGTCTTCCAGATTGACGGAAACTTCGGAACCACAGCAGGCATCGCAGAAATGCTACTCCAAAGCCATGACAATGAGATTGCATTGCTGCCGGCGATTCCCGCAGCATGGCAAAAAGGTTCCGTCGAGGGGCTATGCGCCCGCGGCGGACTGGAAGTTAGCGTTGCTTGGGACAGAGGTAGCTTGCGATCGGCCCAGATACTTGCATTGCAAACAGGACGACATACATTTCGCATTCCTAAAGGCCGGAAGTTCATGCGTGCGTCGAACTCTGCAGGGCTTACGCAGCAACCTACCCATGGCGCTGATCCTCAAACCTTCTCGCTCCATGTAGACCAGGGTCAGCTTTACCGAATTGAGTTTGCTTAA
- a CDS encoding zinc-binding alcohol dehydrogenase family protein: MQALILKHPGAAVVETVKDISVNEEEILLKVKRVGLCGSDLNSYRGKNPLVQFPRILGHEVAATIVHDTPGRPDLVAGTNVTLSPYTSCGRCASCRRGRSNACRFNQTLGVQRDGALTEYIAVVPDKLYPASLSLKELCLVEPLTVGFHAVARGRVTKQDTVAIVGCGGVGLGSVAASGFIGARTIAIDVDDQKLQLARKAGATDTINTTQESLHERLLKYTAGHGPDVIIEAIGLPATFRAAVEEVAFTGRVVYIGYAKEPVAYETRLFVQKELDILGSRNALPEDFHAVIQMLEQGRFPVDDAVTAVISLEEAPEILAAWSSNPSQFSKIMIRLD, from the coding sequence ATGCAAGCACTGATACTAAAACACCCAGGGGCCGCCGTGGTAGAGACGGTGAAAGATATCTCAGTCAACGAGGAAGAGATACTGCTGAAGGTAAAAAGGGTCGGCTTGTGTGGCAGTGATTTGAATAGCTACCGCGGGAAGAACCCTTTGGTGCAGTTTCCTCGCATCCTGGGCCACGAAGTTGCTGCGACGATTGTCCATGACACGCCGGGGCGCCCAGATCTCGTTGCGGGGACAAATGTGACATTGTCGCCCTACACAAGCTGCGGCAGATGTGCGTCATGCAGGCGCGGCCGTTCGAATGCTTGTCGTTTTAATCAGACGCTTGGGGTGCAGCGCGATGGTGCGCTCACTGAGTATATTGCGGTTGTTCCTGACAAACTTTATCCGGCAAGTCTTTCACTGAAGGAGCTTTGTCTCGTCGAGCCACTTACGGTGGGCTTTCACGCCGTGGCCCGTGGACGGGTAACCAAACAAGATACTGTGGCGATCGTCGGATGTGGCGGAGTCGGTCTGGGTTCGGTTGCTGCATCTGGTTTCATTGGGGCTCGTACGATTGCAATCGATGTAGATGATCAGAAACTGCAGCTGGCTCGTAAAGCAGGAGCAACAGACACTATCAACACTACGCAAGAGTCGCTCCACGAGCGCTTGCTTAAGTACACTGCAGGACACGGGCCCGATGTAATCATCGAGGCCATCGGTCTGCCAGCGACGTTTCGCGCCGCGGTTGAGGAGGTCGCATTCACGGGCCGGGTGGTTTACATTGGTTACGCTAAAGAGCCAGTAGCTTACGAGACCCGATTGTTTGTTCAGAAGGAGTTGGATATTCTTGGGTCGCGAAATGCCCTGCCGGAAGACTTTCACGCTGTTATCCAAATGCTTGAACAAGGTCGATTTCCTGTCGATGATGCGGTTACCGCGGTTATCAGCCTTGAAGAAGCACCTGAGATCCTCGCCGCATGGAGCAGCAATCCGTCGCAGTTTTCTAAGATCATGATCCGACTTGACTAA
- the fucP gene encoding L-fucose:H+ symporter permease: MIPVTHQQNAPSLSRTDQPLIDPGQRTPFVLVTSLFFLWGIPNNLNDVLIGQFMKSFTLSRFEAGLVQSAFYLGYFLLAMPAALLMRKKGYKAGMIAGLVLFGVGAFLFWPAALSMRYGFFLVALFVMAGGLAFLETASNPFITQIGDPSGSERRLNVAQAFNPLGAISGVLLGTIFIFSGIELSPQNIAMSKANHTYDAYLRSETLRVLSPYMALGVLAFALAAVFFFTTFPRISAESKSTEESEGSFSELLTKRRFLLAVATQFMYVGAQVGTWSYFIQYVQVYARQTQKLAGLFLTGTLVAFALGRFSSAWIMQKVPPARLMGIYAAVNVALVALAIGSPGWVGLWAIFLTSFFMSVMFPTIFALGLRGLGGNTKIGGSILVMSIIGGAVLTPVMGLISEIGHSIALAYVVPLIAYVCVALFSFLANGPRALGKSEIIT, translated from the coding sequence ATGATTCCTGTCACACATCAACAAAATGCGCCTTCTCTCTCCCGCACAGATCAGCCGCTGATCGATCCAGGTCAGAGAACACCGTTCGTTCTGGTGACCTCGCTATTTTTTCTCTGGGGCATTCCTAACAATCTCAACGATGTACTGATTGGCCAGTTTATGAAGTCATTCACACTTAGCCGCTTTGAAGCTGGCTTGGTCCAGTCGGCCTTTTACCTTGGATACTTTTTGCTGGCCATGCCGGCTGCGTTGTTGATGCGCAAGAAAGGTTACAAAGCGGGGATGATTGCCGGACTGGTGCTTTTTGGTGTGGGTGCCTTCCTTTTCTGGCCGGCGGCTTTGTCAATGCGCTACGGATTCTTTCTTGTTGCGCTCTTCGTCATGGCGGGCGGTCTGGCATTCCTGGAAACAGCGTCCAACCCGTTCATTACACAAATAGGTGATCCTTCAGGTTCGGAGCGGCGACTGAATGTTGCCCAGGCCTTTAATCCTCTCGGCGCCATCTCGGGAGTTCTTCTGGGAACCATCTTTATCTTTTCTGGTATTGAACTGTCACCTCAAAACATTGCAATGAGTAAAGCGAACCATACGTATGACGCGTACCTCCGGTCGGAGACGCTTCGTGTCTTGAGCCCTTATATGGCGCTGGGAGTCTTAGCATTCGCGTTGGCGGCCGTCTTCTTTTTCACGACGTTCCCTCGGATCAGCGCAGAATCAAAATCGACAGAGGAGAGCGAAGGGAGCTTCTCCGAACTATTGACTAAGCGACGCTTCTTGCTGGCAGTGGCTACACAGTTTATGTATGTCGGTGCCCAGGTGGGCACATGGAGTTACTTCATCCAATATGTGCAGGTCTACGCACGCCAGACACAGAAACTTGCCGGCCTTTTTCTTACTGGAACGCTCGTTGCGTTCGCTCTGGGGAGGTTCTCATCCGCGTGGATCATGCAGAAAGTACCTCCTGCAAGACTGATGGGAATCTACGCAGCAGTCAATGTCGCTTTGGTCGCATTGGCCATCGGTTCTCCAGGTTGGGTAGGTCTCTGGGCCATCTTTCTGACTAGCTTCTTCATGTCAGTCATGTTCCCCACGATTTTTGCGCTCGGTCTTCGCGGTCTTGGAGGTAACACAAAAATAGGCGGATCCATCCTGGTGATGTCGATTATCGGGGGTGCCGTTCTAACCCCTGTTATGGGACTGATCTCGGAGATCGGGCATAGCATTGCTCTCGCTTATGTCGTCCCGCTGATTGCATACGTATGTGTTGCACTCTTCTCTTTTTTAGCGAACGGACCGCGTGCGCTGGGCAAATCGGAGATCATTACCTAG
- a CDS encoding substrate-binding domain-containing protein: MNNTSIDQLALHSNPYVLIDRNFSKVKSNFVGTDDEAAGRIATEHLIQMGCRRIAHISGRSNSTGHGRLKGYQAALQSHGLRYREEYVVSRPHVDAESIEQGKQAMQMLLERKARPDGVFCYNDPLAIGAMEKIFEEGLSVPNDIAVIGCGNLHYDSSLRVPLSSIDQQSLNIGRRAGKVVLDIIESKVAKPPQKIVSEPALVARLSTFRNSANHSENLKRKSKK; this comes from the coding sequence TTGAATAACACATCTATCGATCAACTTGCCCTCCATAGCAATCCGTACGTATTAATCGATCGCAACTTTTCGAAGGTCAAATCTAACTTTGTTGGAACAGATGATGAGGCCGCAGGTCGGATCGCGACAGAGCATCTGATCCAGATGGGTTGCCGCCGTATCGCACATATCAGCGGACGAAGTAACAGTACCGGTCACGGGCGACTGAAAGGATATCAAGCGGCATTACAATCGCACGGGCTGCGCTATCGCGAGGAATACGTTGTCAGTCGACCCCATGTGGACGCCGAAAGTATTGAACAAGGTAAGCAAGCCATGCAAATGCTGCTAGAGCGTAAGGCTCGTCCGGATGGTGTCTTCTGTTACAACGATCCTCTCGCAATCGGAGCGATGGAAAAGATATTCGAGGAAGGTCTGAGTGTGCCCAACGATATTGCAGTCATTGGCTGCGGTAACTTGCACTATGACTCCTCGCTACGAGTGCCACTCTCAAGTATCGATCAACAAAGCCTTAATATCGGTCGACGCGCAGGTAAGGTTGTTCTCGATATTATCGAATCTAAAGTGGCAAAGCCGCCACAAAAGATTGTATCTGAACCAGCTCTAGTTGCTCGGTTGTCTACCTTTCGAAATTCTGCAAATCATTCTGAAAATCTGAAACGGAAATCGAAAAAGTAG
- a CDS encoding LacI family DNA-binding transcriptional regulator yields MKDIAKELGVSVVTISKVLRDHPDIGDETRERVLKYVKKVDYQPNILARGLVTGRSYLVGLIVPGLLHPFFAEIAKSLSREIGAKGYSLIIASSEEDAELEIREIRQLQAGHLDALVVAPAP; encoded by the coding sequence ATGAAGGACATCGCGAAGGAACTTGGGGTCTCGGTGGTGACCATCTCGAAAGTACTCCGCGACCACCCGGATATTGGCGATGAAACCCGCGAGAGAGTGCTGAAGTACGTAAAGAAGGTGGACTATCAGCCCAACATTCTGGCCCGAGGCTTGGTGACCGGCCGCAGTTATCTTGTAGGCCTGATTGTGCCCGGTCTGCTGCATCCCTTCTTTGCTGAGATCGCAAAATCACTGTCGCGAGAGATCGGCGCTAAAGGTTATTCGCTCATCATCGCGTCATCAGAAGAAGATGCTGAGCTCGAGATAAGGGAAATTCGTCAACTGCAAGCTGGTCATCTGGATGCGCTTGTCGTCGCTCCTGCGCCTTGA
- a CDS encoding DUF1624 domain-containing protein encodes MLTRTLIIRGLWLIVLEVTVVSFGWSFGFGMPILQVIWVIGISMILLAGLQWLPLPAVGAFGVIVIFGHDLLDRVRAENLGVWSDAWYIFHERGVLTFQAHPVAVYGYPVIPWVGVMALGYCFGWIVAKTPRARQRISVLVGAASVGLFALLRFTHGYGDPGPGSKRLGTLSHTVMLFLSVQKYPPSLHYLLATLGVVLLLFALFDKVVVADRLVRIRAFLNVYGRVPFFFYIAHIFVIHALALGVAIVTNPNWRFWITPDAVFTRHFNGWGYSLPIVYWIWIFVVLALYPSCAWFSGLKDRRRSWWLAYL; translated from the coding sequence GTGCTTACCCGCACTCTCATCATCCGAGGGCTATGGTTGATCGTGCTTGAGGTCACAGTAGTGAGTTTCGGTTGGTCGTTCGGTTTCGGAATGCCCATTCTTCAGGTCATCTGGGTCATCGGTATCAGTATGATCCTGCTTGCCGGGCTGCAATGGCTGCCTCTACCCGCTGTTGGCGCGTTCGGAGTAATCGTGATCTTCGGACATGATCTCCTTGATCGCGTTCGTGCCGAGAATCTTGGAGTTTGGTCAGACGCTTGGTATATCTTCCACGAGCGCGGAGTGTTGACCTTCCAGGCGCACCCTGTCGCTGTATACGGATACCCCGTGATCCCCTGGGTGGGAGTTATGGCGCTCGGCTACTGTTTTGGCTGGATCGTTGCGAAGACTCCAAGGGCACGGCAGCGTATTTCAGTTTTAGTCGGAGCAGCGAGCGTTGGACTCTTCGCACTCCTCCGCTTCACCCACGGATACGGTGACCCTGGTCCAGGTTCTAAGCGCCTTGGAACGCTGAGCCACACGGTAATGTTATTCCTCTCCGTTCAGAAGTATCCACCGTCGCTCCACTATCTATTGGCAACACTCGGAGTGGTGCTATTGCTTTTCGCTTTATTCGACAAAGTGGTAGTCGCTGACAGGTTAGTTCGAATCCGTGCTTTCTTAAATGTCTACGGTCGGGTTCCGTTTTTCTTTTACATCGCCCACATCTTTGTCATTCATGCTCTCGCACTCGGTGTGGCAATCGTCACCAACCCCAACTGGCGCTTCTGGATTACACCGGATGCTGTCTTTACGCGCCACTTCAATGGTTGGGGCTACTCTTTGCCAATTGTCTATTGGATCTGGATTTTTGTCGTGCTGGCGCTTTATCCCTCGTGTGCATGGTTTAGCGGTCTTAAGGATCGGCGCCGTAGTTGGTGGCTAGCTTATCTTTAG